One Deltaproteobacteria bacterium genomic region harbors:
- a CDS encoding PKD domain-containing protein translates to MLSNTILYRRPLWHRASGITALFIVLVFIQTMRICLANAQTSANCSCPNGGTLSVQTVYVPYTLENGHAGDTLLHSGATGSMGSGNIVPHMLRLIGFSYTHSMLITADGANGLKQEVSHFTAHGTKLASLFSKKDLRLDADKLAHLPPGLVKQNFDSIIRDYGLNLSNAQVLIASDRNAAQSAVQAARKLSGSYRIQAYTDLSYINHVGPGTHCSGFVYWAWQRGGGGSISPVQYYPSFRANAGDVLYQGVYNAIMSEGVPILPDAWTAKRVANQIVNCFLDRACNATDDGWRADPRIGYTVAPDDLLPRAGNSAYASVERVVTSGGYYDDRDVCQLPGGDWYEASCTPTPPPSGGNGHRPVASTLNVNSDTSGNIVFSYTLSDAEGDLLKIIPEYSADGGTTWSNATAGPGGEPKTDLHSSESGVTHTFVWASHLQGIGIMTTATNVAFRITPSDGLLGKSAISNTFTVDNTDRRVECRPVYQTSGYCGDFKCDPTICETIISCNRDCGYCGDGICGVDETADPGGNCAKDCGKCGDGICMANETTNNCVADCSKGCGDNICRPEAGENEETCPTDCSNCGNGVQNEGETCANCPQDVANTPVIIATPSKVVVNQPISFTTDTTLISGVPTWDFGDATNQSGVSVTHNYRATGSYHVVLSATENNCQVTKTSLPFVIVVTKGDDCGGFCGDDVCCDYDYEETPLNCPQDCVCGSHQGYCGDGVCCNIDGEDYSTCPSDCPIVCDVCGNDFCGECENAENCSQDCINQIICGDHVCDSSEGCENCPSDCGKCIEPCGDGYCTPGIEDCGTCTQDCACRNGTKCSNRQCITYCGNNTCDEKETYKTCPQDCAAPQDECSKDDDCGSGKVCELSTGCDHPLICVSGCHNKSQCPDGSECKQLNCITCPCAGICTPVSLSCGAMGGDFCSNTGKCPQGYDNLGASYDCSPCCKQGDSCGAMGGNYCSNDGKCPRGYDVLGVTYDCTPCCKQGPSCGAMGGDYCGNDLKCPKGYISLGSSYDCNPCCKQGTL, encoded by the coding sequence TTGCTATCGAATACTATCCTATATCGTCGGCCTTTATGGCATCGTGCATCTGGCATTACTGCTTTGTTTATTGTCTTAGTTTTTATTCAAACTATGCGTATTTGTTTGGCAAATGCACAAACAAGCGCCAATTGTAGTTGCCCTAATGGCGGCACTCTTAGCGTGCAGACAGTTTATGTCCCTTATACTCTTGAGAATGGGCATGCAGGCGATACACTGCTGCACTCTGGCGCAACAGGAAGTATGGGTAGTGGTAATATAGTTCCACACATGCTGCGACTAATAGGCTTTAGCTATACGCATAGCATGCTAATTACTGCTGATGGGGCTAACGGCTTAAAACAAGAGGTTAGTCACTTTACCGCCCATGGTACCAAATTAGCGAGCTTATTTAGCAAAAAAGACCTTCGCCTTGATGCTGATAAACTTGCACATTTACCACCCGGCTTAGTTAAGCAAAACTTTGATAGCATCATTCGCGATTATGGACTAAATCTCTCTAACGCGCAGGTACTCATTGCTAGTGATCGCAACGCTGCCCAAAGTGCTGTGCAAGCTGCCCGTAAGTTGAGTGGGTCATATCGCATTCAAGCTTATACCGATCTCTCTTACATAAATCACGTTGGCCCTGGCACCCATTGTTCTGGCTTTGTCTACTGGGCTTGGCAACGTGGTGGCGGTGGAAGTATTTCACCAGTGCAATATTATCCTTCGTTTCGCGCAAATGCCGGCGATGTTTTATACCAGGGTGTTTATAATGCGATAATGTCAGAGGGGGTGCCAATATTACCTGATGCCTGGACCGCTAAACGAGTAGCTAACCAAATCGTTAACTGTTTTCTTGATCGTGCTTGCAATGCTACCGATGATGGTTGGCGGGCAGATCCACGAATAGGTTATACGGTAGCTCCCGATGATTTGCTGCCGCGTGCTGGTAATAGTGCTTATGCCTCGGTTGAACGTGTAGTTACTTCTGGAGGTTATTATGATGATCGTGACGTCTGCCAACTACCAGGAGGTGATTGGTATGAAGCTTCATGCACACCTACTCCTCCACCATCAGGTGGCAATGGCCACCGACCAGTTGCCTCAACACTAAATGTTAATAGTGATACCTCAGGCAATATCGTTTTCTCCTATACTTTATCTGATGCTGAAGGTGATCTCCTTAAAATAATCCCAGAGTATTCAGCTGACGGTGGTACCACCTGGAGCAATGCTACTGCTGGACCAGGAGGTGAACCCAAAACTGATCTACACTCTAGCGAAAGCGGAGTAACTCATACTTTTGTATGGGCATCGCATCTTCAAGGCATTGGGATAATGACGACCGCTACAAATGTAGCTTTCCGTATAACTCCATCTGATGGCCTTTTAGGAAAATCTGCAATCAGCAATACTTTCACTGTCGATAATACTGATAGACGCGTAGAATGCAGACCTGTTTATCAAACTAGTGGCTATTGTGGTGATTTTAAATGTGATCCTACTATATGCGAAACCATAATCAGCTGTAATCGCGACTGCGGCTATTGCGGTGATGGTATTTGCGGTGTTGATGAAACCGCTGACCCAGGGGGTAATTGCGCTAAAGATTGTGGAAAATGTGGTGATGGTATTTGTATGGCAAACGAAACCACCAATAATTGTGTGGCTGATTGCAGTAAAGGTTGTGGTGATAATATTTGTCGTCCTGAAGCTGGTGAGAATGAAGAAACCTGTCCGACAGACTGCAGTAATTGTGGTAATGGTGTACAAAACGAAGGTGAGACTTGTGCTAACTGCCCACAAGATGTGGCTAATACTCCGGTAATTATTGCGACACCATCAAAAGTAGTTGTCAATCAACCAATTTCTTTCACAACTGATACAACACTTATATCAGGTGTTCCTACTTGGGATTTTGGTGATGCAACTAATCAGTCAGGTGTTTCGGTAACGCATAATTACCGTGCCACCGGAAGCTATCATGTTGTACTTTCAGCCACTGAAAATAATTGTCAGGTCACTAAGACTTCTCTACCCTTTGTAATTGTAGTTACAAAAGGTGATGATTGCGGTGGCTTTTGCGGAGATGATGTTTGTTGCGACTATGATTATGAAGAAACACCACTCAATTGTCCGCAAGATTGTGTTTGTGGCAGCCACCAAGGCTATTGTGGTGATGGTGTATGTTGCAATATTGATGGCGAAGATTATTCAACCTGCCCGAGCGATTGCCCCATAGTATGTGATGTTTGTGGGAATGATTTCTGCGGTGAGTGTGAAAACGCCGAGAACTGTTCACAGGATTGTATAAATCAAATCATCTGTGGTGACCATGTATGTGATAGCAGTGAGGGCTGTGAAAATTGTCCTAGTGATTGCGGTAAATGTATAGAACCCTGTGGTGATGGCTATTGCACACCAGGCATAGAAGATTGTGGTACATGCACCCAAGATTGTGCATGCCGCAACGGTACTAAGTGTTCTAATCGGCAATGTATAACTTATTGCGGCAATAACACCTGCGATGAAAAAGAAACCTACAAAACCTGTCCGCAAGATTGTGCAGCACCACAAGATGAGTGCAGTAAAGATGATGACTGTGGGTCAGGAAAAGTTTGCGAGTTGAGTACCGGCTGCGATCATCCTCTAATATGTGTGTCAGGTTGCCATAACAAATCACAATGCCCAGATGGAAGCGAGTGTAAGCAACTTAATTGCATAACTTGTCCATGTGCTGGCATATGCACACCTGTTTCTCTTTCTTGCGGCGCTATGGGCGGAGACTTTTGCAGCAACACCGGCAAATGCCCGCAAGGGTATGATAATCTCGGCGCTTCATATGACTGCAGTCCTTGCTGCAAACAAGGTGATTCTTGCGGAGCCATGGGAGGAAATTACTGTAGTAACGACGGCAAGTGCCCAAGGGGATATGATGTTCTTGGTGTCACATATGACTGTACTCCTTGTTGCAAACAAGGACCATCGTGCGGCGCCATGGGCGGAGACTATTGCGGCAACGACCTTAAATGCCCAAAGGGATATATCAGTCTTGGCTCCTCATATGACTGTAATCCCTGTTGCAAGCAAGGCACCCTATAA